The Cervus elaphus chromosome 9, mCerEla1.1, whole genome shotgun sequence genomic interval ttggtattcattcttttttgaatGTTTGGTTCTAGACTGCTTTTGCTCAGAGATTTTGATTATATTGATATTATattgattcaatctccttactacTAATgagtctattcagattttcttttcttcatgttttagCCTTAATTATGTTTCTGGATATTTATTCACTTTCTCCAGGTTATCGAATTGATTTGTTTATAATTGTTCACATTTTTATGATACTCTATATTTCTGTAGTGTCATTGTATtgtgtttatttcctttcagACTTTATTTGAGCATTCTGTTTTCATATTGGTAGGTCTAGGTAAAGTTTTTTCAATTTAGTTTGTCATTTTATAGAACCAGTTCTTGGTgtcattgtttttttctattgtctttttaactctatatcatttattttggctctattcattatattttcttcaaTCTATTGTATTTTtggctcatttgttttttttctacatAGTTGAGTTATAAAGTGAGATTGtttatatatgatttttcttgttttcttttaaatgtagacatttattgctatgaactttcctcttagaattcCTTTTGTTGCGTTCCATAAATTTTGGTcactgtgtctttttcttttttgtcttgtgGTATTGTTGACACTTCTTTCGATTTTTCAGGTATTTtttgatgtttctttttatttgttctttcatcCATGGTTGTTCAGTAGCATGTTGTTCAAGACCACAAATctgtgaggctttttttttttccagttttcttcttgtaatcAATTTCTAGTTTCAAatcattgtggttggaaaagtgCCTGATGTGATTTAATCTTCttaactttaagaattttcttgtGACTTAACATATGATCTAACCTAAGCAATGTTCTCTTGGCATTTGGGAAGATTATGTATGTTGTTACTTTTGcattgttgtggttgttcagtactcagttgtatccgactctttgcaaccccaagaactgtagcacaccaggcttccctgtctgtcactatctccctgagtttgctcaaactcatgtccattgagttggcaatgccatccaaccatctcatcctctatcacctcgttctcctcctgccctcagtctttcccagcattagggtcttttccaatgagtcagctcttcacatcaggtgaccaaagtatatgagcttcaggttcagcatcagccctttcaatgaatattagggttgatttcctttaggactgactggtttgataccCTTATTGTCCAAgtgacactcaagagtcttccctagcatcacagttagaaagcaccaattcttcggctttcatccttctttatggtcctactttCTCatttgtacatgattactggagaaaccatagctttgaatatatggacctttgtcagcaaagtgatgtctctgatttttaacacactgtctaagtttgtcatagcttttcttccaagaagcaagtgacCTATTTAGCAAACTCTAAGTTACTGTCATTGCTGAGTTTAAATGTGTCACAAATCAAGTTTCCCAGAAGCAAAGTGAGATAGACTTTGCATGCAGAAACTTTATTGGAGACTCTTTTCAGTATGAAGACCTATAAAATGGGAAGTTAGCTAAGGAAGCAAAACTGGATACAGAGATAAGTGGTCCGTGATGCTTATGTGTAGTGCTCTGGAATTGGGGAGCTTTGGGGAGCTCTGGAGCTGGAGGGACCCTCAGAGTCAAACTGAGGCAAGGTAGCCAAGCCTTTGTAATACTCCATTGACCTCTCCAGGCATCCTCCATTATCCCAAGAAGAAGCAAGGCCTAGGGCAAGATGTCTCTTCTCAGCTATGGGCAATTCCTTGAGAAGAACATAGCTGAAAGCTTCCACCTGTCAACTCTTTCAACAACCATGGAATGAAGGATGTGTGTCTTCTATTCTTGTAACTCTGTCAGCCCAACTTTTTGTCCAAATTGCCACAATCTTCGTGAACATGATAGATTGAGTTGGCTAACCTTAATTTGACTATCCTTAATCAgagaatgacttttatttttagtatGGCACATTCATATCTCTTCCAATGAAAGGACAGTTGGTTAGGCCAGCTTTCCTGGCCCCGGAGCATATTTCCAGGTGCCAAAATCAACCTAGTTCTGCCCAACACCACAAGAACACCTCCCCAGGAGTTTCTTGAGAGCACCAGCCACTTccttgttcctcaggctgtagatgagTGGGTTGAGCATAGGGGTAATCATGGTATAGAAGGCAGGGACCACCTTGTCCTGCTTGGAGGAATGGTAGGCCTGAGGTCGCATGTAGGTGATCGTGGCAGCCCCATAGAAGAGAGACACAACTGCCATGTGAGAGGAACAGGTAGCAAAGGCCTTCTGCAGACCTTCAGCAGAGGGCATGTGGAGCACAGTTATCAGGATCCTCAGATATGAGGCAGAGATGACAGAGAAGGGCAGGAGCAGCATGAGGACACAGCACACATAGATCATAGTCTCATAGAGGGAGGTGTCAGCACAGGCCAGCTTGAGCACTGCAGGGACCTCACAGAAGAAGTGGTCAATCTCTTGGGAGCCACAGTAAGGGAATCGTAGTGTAAAGATAGCCTGGATCAGCCCATCCACCAGGCCAAAGAGCCAAGATCCTGCCACCATGAGCCAGCAGACACGGCGGCTCATGATCACTGAGTACCTCAGTGGGTTGCTgatggccacatagcgatcaTAGGCCATGAAAGCCAGCAGGAAGCACTCATCCCCCAGGAGGGTGAGGAAGAACAGGATCTGGAGCCCACAGCCTATGAAGGAGATGGAACCATGGCCCAGGAGATAGTCGATGGCCATCCGTGGTACAATGGTGGAGATAAGCATGAGGTCCATGAGTGACAGCCagctgaggaagaagtacatggggctGTGTAGACGGGAGTCAGTGTTGATGAGGAGGATCATGAGCCCGTTGCCAGAGAGGGCCACCAGAAACATGACCATGATgacagagaagaggaggaggtgcaGTGGTGTGTCGTTGAAGAGGCCCAGGAGGATGAAGTGGGAGATGAGAGTCTGGTTTCCCAACAAGGCCATTGTTCCTTCAGAGGGAAGTGCCAGAGAGAGGACTGGGATCTGGAAGCAGGAGGTTTGTATTCAGTGCCATAATATTGAGATCATTGCAAATTTTCCCAATATGTTGCCCTCTTTACATGTTATTTGATTTAGAATAAAAGGTAtggtttctttaagaaaaaatatccTAACAAAAATGCAGAATACTTCTGTTGCTTTTACTTTTAAATCTTTCTGCACATAATTGAGAAGCCTGTCTTAACCCATTATGTTAAAGTAAACAGTGCTTCTACTTCTGCTAGGATTGGTCTGTACTCCAACCCACAGAGATGCTTCTCCTACAGAGTTCTGGGCTGGCCTCACTAAAGGATTTCTCTGTCCCCAGAAAAGACCTAAAACAGCAAAGACATTAACAACTGTGTGAACTGAGCACTGTTATGACCTTTATGaatctcaattttcttatcttaAATTGGGATAACAACTGTCTGTGAAGTGATAGTAAAGGTTGAAGATGACAACATAAGCAGTGTCTTGTAGTGCAGAAATATTGATAGCTGACATTACTTGATCATTTCTCATGTGCCAAGCACCATGATGAGCACTCTGTAATCATATTTAGTCTTCATAACtgttaaaaattatcatttgCCCCATTTGTGAAATGGGGAAAGTGAGTGAGTGgggattaaaaatttttataatcaaCATTAGATGAGATATAAGAAGGTAAGCTTGAAACATGAATAagaatttataggaaaaaaagtaTGTAGAAgatgaaaccttaaaaaaaaacttttaaaatacaccTCAGACTACACAGTTCTACTTACAAGAATTCATCTTACAAAAACATTTGCACATATATGAAATGTTGCGTTGACAACAGGATTTGGTGTAGATTTGTTTATAGTGGAAAAAAGATCGCAAAAGATCCAAATATCTATCAATAGAGGAAAAATTGAATAAACAATGGAATAATAAActgtaaaaaagaagaaaaatgagtttgctttttatgtgtttatatagAATTCTCCCCAAATAATATTGTTCTGTGAAAAAGGCACTGACAGAGCAGTTTATGAGCTATATTACATACTATATAATTACATGTCATAATTAAATgttatatatacctatataaacTATGCTTTATGTGTTATAATCATATAATTATTCTATATTCTATATTATACATCATATATCATGGAatacaatataatattaaattttactgatacatgtataaaaaaagaaatgaatatgtgtctgtatatgtttatatctatAAACTTAGTGTAAAATCTCTGGAATTAAACATGAGAAGCTAGTAATGCTGCTTACCTCAGAGGAAAGAATCAGAAGAGTAAGATTGCTGAGACCTaagttaggggcttcccagggggcactagtggtaaagaacctgcctgccaatgcaagagactataagagatgcaggttcaatccctgggttgggaagatcccctggaagcagGCAcagcaaatcactccagtattcttgcccggagaatcccgtggacagagaagcctggtgggctacagtccacaggttgtGGAGTctgatgtgactgaagcaacttggcatgtcCACAAGTTAGGAAAAGAATCTTTATGGTATATTATTTTTACCTCTTAAAATTTACTCTTTGTGAaacaatatatacttttaaaaatacatagataTAATATTGAGGTGATAACCAACAACATTTGTCATGGGAATTGATCAAGTGATAACCAACGTTCATGCACAGCATGTTGTAGATGCTTAATAGATCTGGACGTCTTACTGGATGAAGAGCCAAAAAATTTTCAAGAGTAAAGCAATGTTTAACAGATCAGAGTAAAAAGTGAAACTGCCTCTTTAattaccaaaatatataaagtctgCTATTGGTGAAGTAACAGAACAATTGacaaaagtaacaaaaaaaaagtcCGGGATCAGGCATATAtgtgtgaaaattttaaattggattaaaATACTATAGTTTAATTTCTGTgagaaaagaatattcaaaaatGATTTAGGACAATTTTTCACCTgtttgaaaaatctttaaaaattaggtCCATAATTGTACCTCTCAGTAAAACAAATTCCTGGAAGCTTAAAGATTTAAAGTGAGAAATTTATAATATTATTGGAAGAAATATAGGAGAATGTGTCTGTGTCCTTGTGGTAAGATTGGTCTCATTAATTACAGCAAAAGGAATGAGCAAAAtctataaactattatatataatgataaaaaatcTACAGTATAATATATTACCAAATACATATCCTTTTCATATTCAAACCATATAAATAATACCCACaagtcaataagaaaaataaagaacatgatGAGCAGTAATTCTCAGAAAATAGACTGCAAATAGCATCAATAAAATGACTTTATTTCACAAGTAACTAGAGAAACtcaaattaaaagagaaatacacTTTTACATATCAGGTTGGTATAAAGCTTGGTAATGCTAAGTGTGGGGAgacaagaaaatgagaaataagtaCATGTAATGTTCTAAAGGACACAGAATATAACAGTGGTTACCTCTGGAGAAAGGATTAAGACTGGGTAAGGATGGTGGTCACAGAAGACTCTAGTTTAACCTGTGATGTTTGAAttcttaataataaaaacatgttcTTATGAAACTATCCCCCAAAACTGCAGAGGAATAAACACTTCTGaattcattctgtgaggccatcatcagcctgataccaaaactagacaaacaTACCCCAAATAgaaaaaattacaggccaatatctctgatgaatacagatgcaaaaatcctcaataaaacaCTCACAAACCAAAtgcaacaatacattaaaaggttCATACACCATCATCAAGTGGGTTTTACCCCATGGATGCaaagatttttcaatattttcaaatcaatcaGTGCaaaacaccacattaacaaattgaagaataaaaaccacatgatcatctcaacaaatacagaaaaaaataaccagttaaaattcagcatccatttatgataaaaactctttagaatgtgggcatagagggaaaatatttcaacataataaaggccataaatGACaaacacagctaacatcataatcaatggtgaaaaactgaaagaatttcctttgatcaggaacaagacaaagatgtccactctcaccgCTTTTATTTAACATAGCTTTGAATGCTCTAGCCATATCAAtcccagaagaaaaataaataaaaggaatctaaattcagaaagaagtaaaactgtttacagatgacatgatgttATACATAGGAAATTCTAAAGatactaccagaaaactactagagctcatcaatgaactCAGTAAAGTtgctggatacaaaattaatatacagaaatctgttgtatttctcTCTACTAACAATGAAACATCatcaagagaaattaaggaaacaatctcatttatcaTCACAcgtaaaaaatgaaatatctaagaataaacttaCATAAGgtggcaaaagacctgtactgcAAAacctataagatactgatgaaagacagcacaaacagatggaaagatataccatgttcttgtaTCAGAAGCattactattattaaaatgactatactacccaaggccatccatagattcaatgcaatctctgtAAAATTACAGTGGcgtttttcacagaagtagaactagaaaagttttttaaatttgtatgaaaatacaaagaccccaaacaaccaaaacaatcttgagaaagaagaatgaggcTGGAGGACTTAtgctttctgacttcagactatactacaaaactacaataatcaaagcactatggtactggcacaaaaacagaaatctagatcagtggaacaggatagaagGCCTCAAAATAAGCCTGTGCacttacagtcaattaatctatgacaaaggaagcaagaatctATGATGAAGGAAAGATAGCAGCTTCAACAAATGATGCAAATGGGAAgtcacatgtaaaataatgaagttAGAACGTTCTTTAACACTGTATACAAATAGTAAGCTCaagtggattaaagatgtaaattgGAGACCAGacagtataaaactcttagaggaaaatataagcaaaacactctttgacatcaattgcagaaatattttttgaCTATGTCTCCTgtagtagtggaaataaaaacaaaaataaacaaatgggagctaattaaacttaaaagcttttacacagcaaaggaaatcataaataaaaagacactctGAGggattcagaatgggagaaaatatttgcaaatgatgtgacaaataagggattaatttctaaaataaggaaacagctcatacagctcattatatgtaaaaataaataaataaataaaaaagtgggcagaagacctaaatataccgttctccaaagaagacatacagatggatgaTAAGCACctgaaaagatgatcaatattgctaattattagagaaatgcaaatcaaaactacagtgaggtatcacctcacagaaGTCAGAATGAATGGCCATtaataaaaagtctacaaataataagtgccagagaggatgtggagaaaatgaacCTTCATATGCTGCTGTTGGGAATGTAAttgctgcagccactatggagaatgatatggaggttccttgaaaaattaaaaatagagttaccatatgacccagcaatctcattcctgggcatatatctggagaaaaccacaattcattCAGATATACgcaccctgatgttcattgcagcactatttgcaattgccaagacatggaagtaacctaaatgtccactgacagaagaatggatgaaaaatatttggtatacacacacacacacacatatatatacatatacatatatatatgtatacatacaatggaatattactcagccataaaaacaaatgaaataatgccttttacagcaacatggatggatgtagaGATTATCTACTAAGTGAAGTATACCAAAgataaacatcatatgatatcacttacatgtgaaattgaaaaaaataacataaatgaacttatttccaaaacagaaatagactcacaaacatagaaaacaaagttatgtttATCAGAGGGGATAGTGATGGGCAGTATGTGTGATATATGAGGAatcaacatatacatactactatgcataaaagagatgaacaacaaggacctactgtatagcacatctTGTAAAAACCTATGATGGGAAGGAatctgggaaaaaataaatatatatacatatagcaaaATCACTTAACTGTATACATGAAGCTAATATGATATAAATTAACCATAATTCAATATATAAAtggttaaaaagaaatgcaaaaaaaaagacgataAAATATCTTTAGATGAATGTTTCAGAGTCCTTGTGATATGTAAGTAAGTAATGAAGCTCAGATGTTTAGAATTTTGTATTGAATTAGAGGAAGGCAAAATGACTTCACCAGGCCTGCACGAAGAAAAGTGACAAGGAGGAAATCATGTAGATAGAATGACTAATAAATTTGCTCCTGTTTTAAATCATAACATTATGTCTTGAAAAGAGGTTTTAAAAAAGGCTGGTAGTCATAttgctttttttgaaaaatgttattgaTTCTAAGACCTATaacaattttcaaattttagtgttcataaaaattatttctgatgCTGATTAGAATAGCAGGTTTCTTTTGCCCCATCTAAGAGCTATTAAGTGAGGAATCTTAATTTCATGCACAATGAAGTTTGAGATAAGCTGGTGGAAAGTATCCCCCCGACATGTCccccatttttttcttgttattgaaCTTGCCTTTACTAAATCTCTAACTGGAGTCAAGTCACctcccatttctgtctttttttttttttttttttccatttctgtcttttttatctctcaaattttattgagataaaattgacaaataaaattgtatatatttagatGTGGGAAAAAAACAGTAACAAGTTCATATATTCCTTAAATTTAAGTGAATATTGTCATAAGCCGGTAGTTGATGCACCTggaacatcttttttcttttgcttgttttgtaacataacattataaaacaCATCCAAGAAATTAGCAAttaggaaatttttaaagtaataaattagtatttttaacatattcttatagaaaaaataatcagTCAGATACTGTTCTCAATGTCACTTACCTCTGGGGTGTTGTAGTGGATCTCTTTGTTGCCACAGCTACCTGGCCACACACATCAGTCATAGCACAGGGGACCAAATTAACAATCCCATCCCAGGCAACGACTATAATCCTCATAGAGCGTAGAGCAATGGCACTGATGCAAGCAAAGTGTGAGAGAAAGAAGGTGAGGGATTAGAAAGGAGAAGGAtgaagacaaacactaacaacAGACCAAGAAATCAAGGGAGAGATGAAAGGAGTAATGGGAAAATGTCAAGGAAAAGAAGATAAGATAAACagccataaaatagaaaaaaaaataataatgagagaatgtgttggaatataaaaaattattcttcccctgaagagacagagaaggcGGAGAACACAGACACGGTGGGAAAAGGGAACACAGATGCTGAGAGAGAAGGATCAGGGGAAGACAATGGCACCGATGGGAGAAGgcacaggaagagaagaggtgCCCGGGTGCAGAGGGCATCCAGGCAGAGGCACAGAGCTCTCCCGTAACCAATGCAATCGTAAGATCTCTGAGTTCTGAgagctcagtgtctgactctgcctaCCCTGCTGGGAGGAGCTATGGAGCAGACTGCATTGTCTGCGACCTCTTTTGGCTTCCATGGTCAACTTTGCCCTCTTCGGTATCTTGTTATACTTGCCCTCAGGCCTCCCCCAAGCACCAGAGGCAGTAGTTTTCAGTCTGGACCGAAACCATGTAAAGACCTGATGCTTCCCAGCTTCCTCTTCCATCACTGGAACATTCTGTGCTCATGTTTAAGAGCCTGGCTTCTTTCAGGTGAGCAGGTGTCCATAGAGCCTGTAAGGCCAAGCTCAGCAATCGAGAAATTCCAGACCTCCTTGTTGAGTCCCAAACTTCATCTCCATCTCTATATGCCCAAATCAATTCAAGTTCTTGCTGGACAGAGCCTGTACTTGTATTCATACCATCTCATCTGTCTGGAATGCCTTCCCtgattcttcattcattcaatagataTTTAATGAGCATTCACTATGTACCTGGTAATGTGCTAAGTGCCGAGAATAGAAGGAATAAGCAGATACACTTTCCTTCTGGGAGATGATGCCCCCATTGACCTCTCCTCCCCTGAAACCCTGACTCTTCCATCAAGTTTCTTCTCCTCAgtaatttctcctctttccttataTCACTTGTTGTCTGGAATCAATAAGATACTCATTAATCAAGTAATGCCCTGTTGACCAACACAACATCAAAGGTTCCTAATACAGGGGTTTATGAACCTCCAAACTGTATGCACAATCTGGTGTTTATGTGAACAGCCACCGACAGAAAATCCACAGTTTTCTTATAAtcctttaaaaagtcaaaagattgcttttatttctgaattGAAGTTATTTATCTGGTGGAGgtatttacattttcaaaaatggATTTCCGCAACCTTTTATTATGTTTACTGAGCATAAAGCCCATAAGTGTGGTCTCTGTGTGTATTGCTTATATTACCTATTCACACCTGAGAACATTTAGCATCGGGAAAGCTGGCATCCGGACAAGTACCATGAGTGAAATTTTTCTGTCCTTAAAGGTGCTAGAGAAGAAATTCTCAACTTTGGGATGAATCAGAAATTTCCTGGAACCCAGGAGGTGATTTTTGATCCTGAAGAATAATTGGAATACCTCAGACTGAGCAGAGGCCAAATATTCCTggcagaaggaagagacagagcttgaggcagaaaagagaaagcaaaaattgATGGAGGAGGCAAGTTGAGTCCCTTGACTGAGCAGGGGTCCACACAGGGAGACAGTGGAGAGAATCTGCTCATGAATGCCATACTTAGGAGATGGAATTTTATATTGATACATCACTGAGTCATGGTTAAGAAATAGGATCTGGCCTTAGTTTGGGGCAACTGCTCACTGAGCCTTTCAtctcatctgcaaagtgaggACAAGAATAATCACCTTCCAGGGTGGCTATGCAGATTGAGTCTGTGTGTTGAAAAGCACCAGACAGTTGCCTGATTCACACAGAAAACACTCAACAAGTGGTGGGGACTATTGGCTGTTAAGCAAAGGAGCAGATTTATGCCTGTTCACTGGAtggcagagagacaggaagacaggAGAAGAGAAGAAGCTACTAATAATCAGTTTGATGGTCCAGGCTGGAGACAGCTCTGGGGTGTGTTACCTGGGACAGGTTCCTTAATCATTCTGTTGCCCAGTTTTATCATCCATTCTGACAGTGAAAATAAATTAGGATAATGTATGTGAAGTCTCTACTCTATTGCCAGGTTCATTGTAAGTACCCAACACACAGCGGCAGCTATAATCATGTCTTCAATTTCATCACTTTTTGTTCCCTGGACAAAGATGAAGTGTAAAGaagcaaagttttttttaagCGCATGGCAATGC includes:
- the LOC122699980 gene encoding olfactory receptor 56-like codes for the protein MALLGNQTLISHFILLGLFNDTPLHLLLFSVIMVMFLVALSGNGLMILLINTDSRLHSPMYFFLSWLSLMDLMLISTIVPRMAIDYLLGHGSISFIGCGLQILFFLTLLGDECFLLAFMAYDRYVAISNPLRYSVIMSRRVCWLMVAGSWLFGLVDGLIQAIFTLRFPYCGSQEIDHFFCEVPAVLKLACADTSLYETMIYVCCVLMLLLPFSVISASYLRILITVLHMPSAEGLQKAFATCSSHMAVVSLFYGAATITYMRPQAYHSSKQDKVVPAFYTMITPMLNPLIYSLRNKEVAGALKKLLGRCSCGVGQN